The proteins below are encoded in one region of Segatella copri:
- a CDS encoding RagB/SusD family nutrient uptake outer membrane protein: MKKFYKIYTLLFAAALSLSSVSCTDYLDKAPGSDIAPTEPYKNYTNFQGFLEQCYNDIPGLASTSWYHGCWNYGEDEYWQPSETRMLTNAIDQGNYWAWDEVQYSPFHSGIDLDGNHDVNRDFKGRLWGMCWQGIYATNLGLENLGNLVDATQEEKNLIAGQLYFFRAFFHFQIMQYWGGIPYIDFLIPSVAVFNYPRLTYQACADKAAEDFKKAVELLPVDWDKTTVGKQNVGKNKFRPNKIAALCFLGKNYLWAGSPLMNEVSKENPDFKNVNGYNKEYCQKAAEAFGEALKINKETGLYQLSSYENYMNIFYTYDQGQKIPGEKEAIFYENSSNNNWIWNQVTDYRPTCLIQAGIKVYPTANYVDYFGMANGKPIKDITKKDPDSGYDPEYPFKNRDPRFYDLFIYDGVKCVKSAGKDADVQYASLYTGGKYRTATSAKDCFTGYCLKKFCDPYRNDFDDSGARAKFMRVLLSMIRLADVYLMYSESVAQGYGYKASSQAFNLSAVDAVNIVRNRAHVDNIADEYLTNLDGFMSELRRERAVELAFEGHRFTDLRRWLLIDKAPYTQKMAVYFDRAADQKDVDRYDDPKKNHVLNLKEEPLITRKFTSKHYWFPFLRKDVKMYPEFSQNPGWE; the protein is encoded by the coding sequence ATGAAAAAGTTTTATAAAATATATACATTGCTGTTTGCGGCAGCCCTGTCTCTCTCTTCAGTATCATGTACTGATTACCTTGACAAGGCACCGGGCAGTGATATTGCCCCAACGGAGCCATATAAGAATTATACCAACTTTCAGGGTTTCTTGGAGCAGTGCTACAACGACATCCCTGGTCTCGCATCTACATCCTGGTATCATGGCTGCTGGAACTATGGCGAGGATGAATACTGGCAGCCATCAGAGACCCGTATGCTCACTAATGCCATCGACCAGGGAAACTATTGGGCATGGGACGAGGTGCAGTATTCTCCATTCCATTCGGGTATCGACCTGGACGGCAATCATGATGTGAACCGCGATTTCAAGGGGCGCCTCTGGGGTATGTGCTGGCAGGGAATCTATGCCACCAACCTGGGCTTGGAAAATCTGGGCAACCTGGTAGATGCTACCCAGGAAGAGAAGAACCTGATTGCAGGTCAGCTCTATTTCTTCCGTGCATTCTTCCACTTCCAGATTATGCAGTATTGGGGCGGTATTCCATACATCGACTTCCTGATTCCATCTGTTGCCGTGTTCAACTATCCACGCCTCACCTATCAGGCATGTGCCGACAAGGCAGCCGAAGACTTCAAGAAGGCTGTTGAGCTGCTGCCTGTAGATTGGGATAAAACAACCGTGGGTAAGCAGAACGTGGGCAAGAACAAGTTCCGTCCTAACAAGATAGCAGCTCTCTGCTTCCTGGGCAAGAACTACTTGTGGGCAGGTTCGCCGCTGATGAATGAAGTAAGCAAGGAGAATCCTGACTTCAAGAATGTTAACGGATATAATAAGGAGTATTGCCAGAAGGCTGCTGAGGCATTCGGCGAGGCTTTGAAGATCAACAAGGAAACAGGACTTTACCAGCTGTCTTCTTATGAAAATTACATGAATATCTTCTATACCTATGATCAGGGTCAAAAGATTCCTGGTGAGAAAGAGGCTATCTTCTACGAGAATTCAAGTAACAACAACTGGATCTGGAATCAGGTGACAGACTACCGTCCTACCTGCCTTATTCAGGCTGGTATCAAGGTTTATCCTACTGCCAACTATGTGGATTACTTCGGTATGGCAAACGGTAAGCCTATCAAGGACATCACGAAGAAGGATCCCGACAGCGGCTATGATCCGGAATATCCGTTCAAGAACCGTGACCCTCGCTTCTACGACCTCTTCATCTATGATGGTGTGAAGTGTGTGAAGAGTGCAGGAAAAGATGCAGATGTGCAGTATGCTTCTCTTTATACGGGGGGAAAGTATCGTACGGCAACATCTGCCAAGGACTGCTTTACGGGATATTGCCTGAAGAAGTTCTGTGATCCATACCGTAATGATTTTGATGATAGTGGTGCACGTGCTAAGTTTATGCGCGTACTCTTGAGCATGATTCGTCTGGCAGATGTTTATCTGATGTATTCCGAGTCGGTGGCTCAGGGTTATGGCTACAAGGCATCAAGCCAGGCATTCAATCTGAGTGCCGTGGATGCCGTGAACATCGTCCGCAACCGTGCGCATGTGGATAATATTGCTGATGAGTATCTTACCAATCTGGATGGCTTTATGAGCGAGCTTCGCCGTGAGCGTGCCGTAGAGTTGGCTTTCGAGGGACACCGTTTCACTGACCTTCGCCGCTGGCTCCTGATAGACAAGGCTCCTTACACCCAGAAGATGGCTGTTTACTTCGACCGTGCAGCCGACCAGAAGGATGTTGACCGCTACGACGATCCAAAGAAAAATCACGTGCTCAACCTGAAGGAGGAGCCATTGATTACCCGTAAGTTTACTTCAAAGCATTACTGGTTCCCATTCCTGAGAAAGGATGTCAAGATGTATCCTGAGTTCTCTCAGAACCCTGGTTGGGAATAA
- a CDS encoding SusC/RagA family TonB-linked outer membrane protein has protein sequence MKHNIFNKRMSLALASMLVASGVASAQEMADTTKVNVAFGQVSKADLMGGVSEVNVEELLKKDYSANALNDLQSLIGGYNGNVWGQGALVLVDGVPREASTINATEVEKVTVLKGASAVVLYGAKAAKGVILITTKRGKVQPLSIAATVNTGIYTPKAYPEYLGAAEYMTLYNEAMTNDDPTQPLKYSKEQIYNTAAGTNPYRYPDMDFYSSDYLRKFNNRTDATMEVKGGSQFARYYANLGMTYNNSLVKFGEHKKDKDNSFRVRSNIDATITDWLGAYVNVGINITDNYRGRPEDYWSTATNMRPNWYSGLLPISMMDANNSALQQMIAGSKFHVLDGQYLLGGNNDNQSTFFGDALAAGYVKNHSRTFNFDVGVKADFDQWVKGLSFETAFSIDYWNNYSEAYKLDYAVYEPTWANVNGQDMIIDLKKYGKESSSTSEYIGASKYYQNTTFRAQFDYKNTFGGVHNVNATLAGWGYSKSNSVDENHESSSGVKGSSYHRTTNANLALRAAYNYAQKYYAEFGGALVHSSKLAEGHRNALSPSGTLGWRIGQEKWFKNALPCFDDLKLNASYSVLNQDIDISDYYLYQGYYEVKGGYYTWNEGGGNGTHTTLSKRGSNYGLDFVKRKEWRVGLEGSLLNGTVSFDMNYFHQLTSGLLTAGTATIYPEWMKSDGSFITSLNYNEDMRQGFDFAVNFKKNIGKVKAQLGLTGMVFDSKVNKREEKNEYSYMNAQGQALDVMRGYVCEGFFTQEDVDHMKANLDKDDPNFVPNHTFGEIKAGDLKYKDINGDGKIDSNDQQVMGKYGWGATPFFYGVNITLNWKQFTLFIAGTGQMGAKAFKSNDWIYNQKKYTSVVRGRWTPETAATATYPRLTAKDNTNNFRNSNFWIYSTDCFNLNKVQLTYDMPKEWFENKVVKGMSVYVLGESLLTISKHRKYMETSYGSPQCRFYNLGLKMMF, from the coding sequence ATGAAACATAATATATTTAATAAGAGAATGTCATTGGCGCTAGCTTCCATGCTAGTTGCCAGTGGTGTGGCAAGCGCCCAGGAAATGGCCGACACTACCAAGGTAAACGTGGCTTTCGGTCAGGTTTCCAAGGCTGACCTGATGGGCGGTGTCAGCGAGGTGAATGTCGAAGAGCTGCTGAAAAAGGACTACAGCGCCAATGCACTCAATGATCTTCAGTCGCTCATTGGTGGTTATAACGGAAATGTTTGGGGACAGGGTGCACTTGTTCTCGTAGATGGAGTTCCCCGTGAGGCTAGCACCATCAATGCCACCGAGGTGGAGAAGGTTACCGTGCTCAAGGGCGCTTCTGCCGTAGTACTCTATGGTGCCAAGGCTGCCAAGGGCGTAATCCTCATCACTACCAAGCGTGGTAAGGTGCAGCCATTGAGCATCGCCGCCACCGTCAATACGGGCATCTATACACCTAAGGCTTATCCTGAATATCTGGGTGCGGCTGAGTATATGACGCTCTATAACGAGGCGATGACCAATGATGACCCTACACAGCCGCTGAAATACTCTAAGGAGCAGATTTACAATACGGCTGCAGGTACCAATCCTTACCGCTATCCTGATATGGATTTCTACAGCAGCGACTACCTGCGCAAGTTCAACAACCGTACGGATGCTACGATGGAGGTGAAGGGCGGTAGCCAATTTGCCAGATACTATGCCAACCTGGGCATGACCTACAACAACAGTCTGGTGAAGTTTGGCGAGCATAAGAAGGACAAAGATAATTCCTTCCGCGTGCGTTCTAACATTGATGCTACCATCACCGACTGGCTGGGTGCTTACGTGAATGTAGGCATCAACATCACGGACAACTATCGCGGACGTCCTGAGGACTACTGGTCAACAGCTACCAACATGCGTCCTAACTGGTACTCCGGTCTGTTGCCAATCTCCATGATGGATGCCAACAATTCAGCCTTGCAGCAGATGATAGCAGGCTCTAAATTCCACGTGCTCGATGGCCAGTATCTGCTGGGTGGCAACAACGATAACCAGTCTACTTTCTTTGGTGATGCGCTTGCTGCCGGCTACGTGAAGAATCACTCCCGTACCTTCAACTTTGATGTGGGTGTGAAAGCCGACTTCGATCAGTGGGTCAAGGGATTGAGCTTCGAGACTGCTTTCAGCATCGACTACTGGAACAACTACTCTGAGGCTTACAAGCTCGACTATGCCGTTTATGAGCCTACCTGGGCAAATGTGAACGGACAGGACATGATTATCGACCTGAAGAAATATGGTAAGGAATCAAGCAGTACGAGCGAGTATATCGGTGCATCGAAATATTACCAGAACACCACCTTCCGTGCTCAGTTTGACTATAAGAATACCTTTGGCGGAGTTCACAACGTAAATGCCACTTTGGCTGGCTGGGGTTACTCCAAGTCGAATTCCGTGGACGAGAATCATGAGAGTTCATCTGGTGTAAAGGGTTCTTCTTACCACCGCACCACCAATGCCAACCTTGCCCTTCGAGCAGCTTACAATTATGCTCAGAAGTACTATGCAGAGTTTGGTGGTGCCCTGGTTCATTCATCCAAGCTGGCAGAGGGTCATCGCAATGCTCTTTCTCCATCAGGAACACTGGGTTGGAGAATCGGTCAGGAAAAATGGTTCAAGAATGCACTTCCTTGCTTCGACGATTTGAAGCTGAACGCTTCTTACTCTGTGCTCAACCAGGATATCGATATCTCTGATTATTATCTCTACCAGGGATACTATGAAGTGAAGGGAGGTTACTACACCTGGAACGAAGGCGGTGGCAACGGAACTCACACCACACTCTCTAAGCGTGGTAGCAACTATGGTCTCGATTTCGTGAAGCGTAAGGAATGGAGAGTAGGTCTGGAGGGTTCACTCCTCAATGGTACCGTAAGTTTCGACATGAACTATTTCCATCAGCTTACTTCGGGCTTGCTTACTGCGGGAACTGCAACCATCTATCCTGAATGGATGAAGAGTGACGGTTCTTTCATCACCTCCCTGAACTACAACGAGGATATGCGACAGGGCTTCGACTTCGCCGTAAACTTCAAGAAGAACATCGGCAAGGTGAAGGCACAGCTCGGACTCACAGGTATGGTGTTCGACTCAAAGGTTAACAAGCGTGAGGAGAAAAACGAATATAGCTACATGAACGCACAGGGTCAGGCTCTCGACGTGATGCGCGGTTATGTCTGCGAAGGCTTCTTCACACAGGAAGATGTTGACCACATGAAGGCAAACCTCGATAAGGACGATCCTAATTTTGTGCCAAACCATACCTTCGGTGAAATCAAGGCTGGTGACCTGAAGTACAAGGATATCAACGGTGACGGCAAGATTGACAGCAACGACCAGCAGGTGATGGGTAAGTATGGATGGGGTGCAACTCCTTTCTTCTATGGTGTAAACATCACCTTGAACTGGAAGCAGTTTACCCTCTTCATCGCCGGTACAGGTCAGATGGGTGCCAAGGCTTTCAAGAGCAACGACTGGATTTACAACCAGAAGAAATATACCTCTGTGGTTCGTGGACGCTGGACACCTGAGACAGCCGCTACCGCTACCTATCCACGTTTGACAGCCAAGGACAATACCAACAACTTCCGCAACTCAAACTTCTGGATTTACAGCACAGACTGCTTCAACCTCAACAAGGTGCAGCTGACCTACGATATGCCAAAAGAGTGGTTTGAGAACAAGGTAGTAAAGGGTATGAGTGTTTACGTATTGGGCGAGAGCCTTCTCACCATCAGCAAGCATCGCAAGTATATGGAAACCAGCTATGGTTCACCACAGTGCCGTTTCTACAACCTGGGCTTGAAGATGATGTTCTAA
- a CDS encoding RagB/SusD family nutrient uptake outer membrane protein has product MKLRNIFMILASAALLTACDDVFTPAAENMKDINEMENDPTMARGFVLTAYRNLPNYEVGTGTDVATDDAVTNEKGANWSKYATGSWTVQSWDPTGRWNSDLSSMQYLYIFLNSNVSNIGFLKNVNENKLMQRRLTGEAYGLLATHAYYLLRAHAGFDNEGKLLGTQLFDGFVGTDADFNQPRKTFQEHVDFILANIEKADKLLPMDYEPVTSDDKVPAKYDDILNVPEVASVKDGKMGIYNKVMGENARQLINGLILRAIKARTLLLAASPAFQDPAQNNVTWAQAADAAAEVVDYVGGPSGLPSTGLTYYDNDAEMKALQTGSNPPEIIWRSTKNAEEIDDEKNNFPPSLYGSGRTNPTQNLVDAFPDAKGYPITDARSEYDKSNPYANRDPRLAKYIIYNGATAGVDNKVIKTGSSSGDDGIGRRDASTRTGYYMKKMLRMTANCNPSNTSKVTKYSCKARFTEFFLDYAEAANEAWGPKNPGTHAYSAYDVIKAIRHRAGLTDDTYLDECAGNQAKMRELIRNERRLELCFEGFRFWDLRRWNQLDKLTSVQGIDWNNDTFTILPNVEERHFDSYMNYGYIPYSEALKYSNLHQNKGWK; this is encoded by the coding sequence ATGAAATTAAGAAATATATTCATGATATTGGCTTCTGCGGCATTGTTGACAGCATGTGATGATGTCTTTACTCCTGCTGCAGAAAACATGAAGGACATCAACGAGATGGAGAATGATCCTACCATGGCCAGGGGCTTCGTGCTCACCGCTTACCGTAACTTGCCAAATTACGAGGTGGGCACAGGAACGGATGTAGCGACGGATGATGCCGTGACGAATGAGAAGGGAGCCAACTGGTCTAAGTATGCCACGGGCTCATGGACCGTTCAGAGTTGGGACCCTACGGGTCGCTGGAACAGCGACCTGTCTTCCATGCAGTATTTGTATATCTTCCTGAACTCAAACGTTTCGAACATCGGGTTCCTGAAGAATGTCAATGAGAACAAGCTGATGCAGCGACGCCTGACAGGTGAGGCATACGGACTTCTGGCTACCCATGCCTATTATCTGCTTCGTGCCCATGCCGGATTTGACAATGAAGGAAAGTTGCTCGGCACACAGCTCTTTGACGGATTTGTAGGAACGGATGCTGATTTCAACCAGCCTCGCAAGACATTCCAGGAGCATGTAGATTTCATCCTGGCGAACATCGAGAAGGCTGACAAGCTGCTGCCTATGGATTATGAGCCAGTGACAAGTGACGACAAGGTGCCAGCCAAGTATGACGATATCCTGAATGTGCCTGAGGTGGCATCTGTCAAGGATGGCAAGATGGGTATATATAATAAGGTGATGGGCGAGAATGCACGCCAGCTGATCAACGGACTGATTCTGCGTGCCATCAAGGCTCGTACCTTGCTGCTTGCTGCAAGCCCTGCCTTCCAGGATCCTGCCCAGAACAATGTAACCTGGGCACAGGCTGCTGATGCAGCTGCCGAGGTGGTTGACTATGTAGGCGGTCCATCAGGTTTGCCTTCTACAGGTCTTACCTACTACGACAACGATGCAGAGATGAAAGCCTTGCAGACTGGTTCCAATCCTCCTGAAATCATCTGGCGCAGTACCAAGAATGCAGAAGAGATTGATGACGAGAAGAACAATTTCCCTCCATCACTCTACGGAAGCGGCAGAACCAATCCTACCCAGAATCTGGTAGATGCCTTCCCTGATGCCAAGGGTTATCCTATCACCGATGCACGCAGTGAATATGATAAGAGTAATCCATACGCCAACCGTGACCCTCGTCTGGCTAAATACATTATCTATAATGGAGCCACAGCGGGCGTTGATAACAAGGTAATCAAGACGGGTAGCTCTTCTGGCGATGACGGTATCGGCCGCCGTGATGCTTCTACCCGCACCGGTTACTATATGAAGAAGATGTTGCGCATGACTGCCAACTGCAATCCTAGCAACACATCTAAGGTAACCAAGTATAGCTGCAAGGCACGTTTCACCGAGTTCTTCCTCGACTATGCTGAGGCTGCCAATGAGGCTTGGGGTCCTAAGAACCCTGGCACACATGCTTACTCAGCATACGATGTGATCAAGGCAATCCGCCACCGTGCAGGTTTGACAGACGACACTTATCTCGACGAGTGTGCCGGCAACCAGGCTAAGATGCGTGAGCTGATTCGCAACGAGCGCCGCCTGGAGCTTTGCTTCGAGGGATTCCGCTTCTGGGATTTGCGTCGCTGGAACCAGTTGGACAAGTTGACATCTGTTCAGGGCATCGATTGGAACAACGATACGTTTACCATCTTGCCAAATGTAGAAGAGCGCCATTTCGATAGCTATATGAACTATGGTTATATTCCATATTCAGAAGCTTTGAAGTACTCTAATCTCCATCAGAACAAGGGATGGAAATAA
- a CDS encoding DUF5627 domain-containing protein, which produces MKSFKLLNTIGIAAMTLLMAASCESGDKEFGYDGETTVYFANAGYVRTVELGEDQEADLTDDNNHIINIKAYCAGGYGNNNNVTVDYISDASLCDGYKINGAAIQVMPSSYYQIENPNQFVIAKGQQMGGVRVKLTDAFFNDDKSYEQGYVIPVKLTGAQGVDKVLESKNTTFCLVKFVNPWTATYLRQGKDVINGKESHRAYPYIEKAEVIKVVTKGLYKAQMTVAVKDASGIDHQVNVLMTFNGDDCTISSGSDGVQVSGSGKFVKNDQLLGEFKRNTLYLNYNIKSDALGTVETTDTMVVRNRGIGFQTFTPEK; this is translated from the coding sequence ATGAAAAGTTTTAAGTTATTGAATACAATAGGCATTGCTGCCATGACTTTGTTGATGGCCGCTTCCTGCGAGAGCGGTGACAAGGAATTTGGATATGACGGAGAAACTACTGTCTATTTTGCCAATGCTGGTTATGTGCGCACCGTGGAGCTGGGTGAGGATCAGGAAGCTGACCTTACCGACGATAACAACCACATCATCAACATCAAGGCATATTGTGCAGGTGGCTATGGCAACAATAATAACGTTACCGTGGACTATATTTCTGATGCCAGTCTTTGTGATGGCTATAAAATCAATGGCGCTGCCATCCAGGTGATGCCATCCAGTTACTATCAGATAGAGAACCCTAACCAGTTTGTCATTGCCAAGGGACAGCAGATGGGAGGCGTAAGAGTGAAGCTTACTGATGCGTTCTTCAACGATGACAAGAGCTATGAGCAGGGCTATGTAATTCCGGTGAAGCTGACAGGTGCCCAGGGTGTTGACAAGGTGCTGGAGTCGAAGAATACTACATTCTGCCTTGTGAAGTTCGTCAATCCTTGGACTGCCACTTATCTTCGCCAGGGTAAGGATGTGATCAACGGTAAGGAATCTCACCGTGCTTATCCATATATTGAGAAGGCTGAGGTAATCAAGGTGGTGACCAAAGGCTTGTACAAGGCACAGATGACTGTGGCTGTGAAGGATGCAAGTGGTATAGACCATCAGGTGAACGTGCTGATGACCTTCAACGGTGATGACTGCACCATCTCTTCCGGTAGTGACGGAGTTCAGGTTTCGGGTAGTGGTAAGTTTGTCAAGAACGACCAGCTCTTGGGCGAGTTTAAGCGCAACACGCTCTATTTGAACTACAATATCAAGAGCGATGCCTTGGGTACGGTTGAAACCACAGATACCATGGTGGTCCGCAATCGTGGCATTGGTTTCCAGACTTTCACTCCTGAAAAGTAA